In one Diprion similis isolate iyDipSimi1 chromosome 6, iyDipSimi1.1, whole genome shotgun sequence genomic region, the following are encoded:
- the LOC124406490 gene encoding protein lifeguard 2-like, with the protein MNPAGNRSLPPGERTRAANENVPPYPPPPYAYSLQNQPGGHQMQAVQVEYPPQLPPLYRGQKVRSGPFAITVTDEMVAERERENRELYRQWLAEQELRNMSDAEREYEQYAMQFRAAKIRRLFIKKVYCIITVELAFTAAFIALVMYVDQVKLWVLKHWGLAIAATVVYLITYIAITCVERARRQSPCNWMLMCLLTLCQSYSVAYASAHYNIELVLLALGMTALVTVVVTFVAMCAKFDFTNYTGMILIITVVILVSTLVLAIVAILTQIKTLWVIFAALMTLLLSVYLFYDTQLLMGGRSIELDPDEYVYAAVQIYVDIILIFRYILMCLGCMGDS; encoded by the exons atGAATCCTGCAGGAAATCGAAGTCTGCCTCCTGGAGAACGTACACGAGCTGCGAA CGAAAATGTCCCACCTTATCCGCCACCTCCGTATGCATATTCACTCCAAAATCAACCAGGAGGGCACCAAATGCAGGCCGTCCAAGTTGAGTATCCCCCGCAACTGCCACCTCTCTATAGAGGTCAAAAAGTGAGAAGT GGTCCATTCGCGATCACAGTCACTGACGAAATGGTCGCGGAACGTGAAAGGGAAAATCGAGAATTGTACAGACAATGGCTGGCAGAGCAGGAACTGAGAAACATGTCTGACGCCGAGAGGGAATACGAGCAGTATGCGATGCAGTTTAGGGCTGCGAAAATAAGGCGACTCTTcataaaaaaagtatattgtATCATAACTGTGGAATTGGCCTTCACGGCTGCTTTTATAGCTCTTGTAATGTATGT agatCAAGTTAAATTATGGGTACTGAAACACTGGGGCTTGGCGATTGCTGCAAC AGTCGTCTACCTAATCACATACATCGCCATTACCTGCGTCGAACGAGCGAGGAGACAATCACCTTGCAATTGGATGTTGATGTGCTTATTG ACGCTCTGCCAGTCATACAGCGTCGCGTATGCGTCAGCGCACTACAATATCGAGTTGGTACTGCTAGCATTAGGAATGACCGCCCTTGTGACCGTCGTTGTAACGTTTGTCGCAATGTGCGccaag TTTGATTTTACAAACTACACGGGAATGATATTAATCATCACGGTTGTCATACTCGTCAGTACATTGGTACTAGCGATAGTGGCGATCCTTACGCAAATCAAAACCTTGTGGGTCATATTTGCTGCGTTAATGACACTTCTGTTATCAGTG tacCTGTTCTATGACACCCAACTTCTCATGGGCGGACGTAGCATTGAACTCGATCCGGATGAATATGTTTACGCTGCAGTGCAAATCTACGTTGACATCATTCTGATATTCAGGTACATACTGATGTGCCTGGGTTGCATGGGAGATTCATAG